The Prevotella melaninogenica genome window below encodes:
- a CDS encoding DUF4280 domain-containing protein, whose protein sequence is MAQSYIPAGTDVICTEMLSTLPSQIITEREAKVLYGKESKALLNTCDKNLSCQFQCRIKQSFFSGLGGLLAGLALGALAVGLVIATAGAAAPLVAAAATAAATTAYYTSGVLIAGGVASFIISKNLANECNKSFSKEWEMVHERVKIEKYKALLERSILPCNKGGVVSLVMDHAKAVELAKMISDANNSILTINTCSKFTQGFIGAAANAFKAEGLSDVCGLIISSSLAIYDHVKHGYKDDNTKNQQKYAYETLSNRQAELLADGELWTSENTRDTGLSIYQTTFEGVMPVIDSNRETLKTMCLWFRDEMTKGNGLTRAFWRYFAGQKAKDISKEIGGELFTINNVQKLGFGIVSSVISNGIEWSSNKDENDLYRSMMQEINSLRGEKGINTSNILAQLL, encoded by the coding sequence ATGGCACAATCATATATACCTGCTGGCACAGATGTTATCTGTACGGAGATGTTGTCTACATTGCCCAGCCAAATCATTACGGAGAGAGAAGCTAAAGTCTTGTATGGTAAGGAAAGTAAAGCATTACTCAATACTTGCGACAAGAATTTAAGCTGTCAGTTTCAGTGCCGTATTAAGCAATCTTTCTTTTCTGGACTTGGAGGACTGCTTGCTGGTCTTGCACTAGGAGCATTGGCTGTTGGTTTGGTAATAGCTACAGCAGGTGCTGCTGCGCCTCTTGTTGCTGCAGCAGCAACTGCAGCAGCAACTACAGCTTATTATACATCAGGTGTTCTGATAGCAGGAGGAGTTGCTTCATTTATTATATCTAAAAATTTAGCGAACGAGTGCAACAAATCATTCAGTAAGGAATGGGAAATGGTGCATGAGAGAGTTAAGATAGAAAAGTATAAAGCTCTTTTGGAACGTTCGATACTGCCTTGTAATAAAGGTGGTGTCGTTTCATTGGTCATGGATCATGCAAAGGCTGTAGAGTTAGCTAAGATGATTAGTGATGCTAATAATAGTATTTTGACTATTAATACTTGTTCTAAATTTACTCAAGGATTTATAGGAGCAGCAGCAAATGCTTTCAAAGCAGAAGGTCTTTCAGATGTCTGTGGTCTTATTATTAGTTCAAGCCTTGCTATTTATGACCATGTTAAACATGGTTATAAGGATGATAATACCAAAAATCAACAAAAATATGCTTATGAGACACTCTCTAATCGGCAAGCAGAATTATTGGCAGATGGTGAACTGTGGACAAGTGAAAATACTCGTGATACAGGTCTATCAATTTACCAAACGACATTCGAAGGTGTTATGCCTGTGATAGATAGTAATCGTGAAACTCTCAAGACCATGTGTCTTTGGTTTAGGGACGAAATGACAAAAGGTAATGGGCTTACTCGTGCTTTTTGGAGATATTTTGCCGGACAAAAAGCAAAAGATATTAGTAAAGAAATAGGTGGAGAATTATTTACAATAAATAATGTGCAAAAGTTGGGTTTTGGAATAGTATCTTCTGTTATCAGTAATGGTATAGAATGGAGTTCAAATAAAGATGAAAATGATTTATATAGAAGTATGATGCAAGAAATAAATTCTCTCCGTGGCGAAAAGGGTATAAATACATCTAATATTTTAGCACAATTATTATGA
- the mutL gene encoding DNA mismatch repair endonuclease MutL, producing the protein MSDIIQLLPDSVANQIAAGEVIQRPASVIKELVENAIDAGATHIDVLVVDAGRTSIQVIDDGKGMSETDARLSFERHATSKIRKADDLFSLRTMGFRGEALASIAAVAQIELKTRMESEDLGTHLSIAGSRFMGQEPCSCPVGSNFLVENLFFNVPARRKFLKSNTTELNNIITAFERIVLVYPQISFTLHSNGTELFSLRACSYRQRIVEVFGKRLNQDLLPIDVDTSLCHIHGFVGKPESARKKAPHQYFFVNDRYMKHPYFHKAVITAFDRLIPQGEQVPYFLYFDVPAENIDVNIHPTKTEIKFENEQAIWQILLAAVKEAVGRFNDIPAIDFDTEGKPDIPVFNPNVGMSAPKVDFNPAYNPFKQTSQPAKPSVPDGWEELYADLGTGGEIRQSKLVEQREDEMISSSLSSVNDTVEEGTIIPSAATQSAAESLIEDKAPSHYQYKGCYIMTAVKSGLMIIDQHRAHIRILYEEYLRQLSEHKVHSQKVLFPEMVQFSVSDQVVLDQILPEMAEMGFQLDSLGGGSYAVNGVPAGIEGLNVVALINDMVASAMESGTSAKEEIDQALALSLARNAAIPQGQVLSSMEMDNIVNELFACSNVNYTPSGEPVIAIMKQQDIEHLFDS; encoded by the coding sequence ATGAGTGATATCATACAACTTTTACCAGACAGTGTAGCCAACCAGATTGCAGCCGGTGAGGTTATTCAACGTCCTGCCTCTGTTATTAAGGAGTTGGTGGAGAATGCCATTGATGCTGGGGCAACGCATATTGATGTGTTGGTGGTAGATGCTGGTCGCACTTCTATTCAGGTAATCGATGATGGAAAGGGTATGTCAGAGACGGATGCACGCCTTTCCTTCGAACGTCATGCCACTTCTAAGATTCGTAAGGCTGACGATCTCTTCTCTCTTCGTACGATGGGTTTCCGTGGAGAGGCGTTGGCTTCTATTGCTGCGGTGGCTCAGATAGAGTTAAAGACTCGTATGGAGAGCGAGGATTTGGGTACACATTTGTCTATTGCTGGCAGTCGCTTTATGGGTCAGGAGCCTTGCTCTTGTCCTGTGGGAAGTAATTTCTTGGTAGAGAATCTCTTCTTCAACGTACCTGCTCGACGTAAGTTTTTAAAGTCGAATACTACCGAACTCAATAATATCATTACTGCCTTTGAGCGCATCGTATTGGTTTATCCACAGATATCTTTCACGCTGCACAGCAATGGTACAGAACTTTTTAGTCTGCGTGCTTGTAGCTATCGTCAGCGAATTGTGGAGGTTTTTGGTAAGCGTCTCAATCAGGATCTTCTGCCGATAGATGTTGATACGAGCCTTTGTCATATCCATGGCTTTGTTGGTAAGCCAGAGTCTGCACGTAAGAAAGCACCTCATCAGTATTTCTTCGTCAACGACCGCTATATGAAACATCCATATTTTCATAAGGCTGTCATTACGGCTTTTGACCGATTGATACCTCAGGGAGAACAGGTACCCTACTTCCTTTACTTTGATGTACCAGCAGAGAATATCGATGTGAATATTCATCCGACAAAGACTGAGATAAAGTTTGAGAACGAACAGGCTATTTGGCAGATTTTGCTTGCTGCTGTAAAGGAGGCTGTAGGACGCTTTAATGATATTCCTGCTATTGACTTTGATACGGAGGGGAAACCTGATATTCCTGTGTTCAATCCCAATGTCGGAATGTCCGCACCAAAGGTAGACTTCAATCCTGCTTATAACCCTTTCAAGCAGACATCTCAACCTGCTAAGCCTTCAGTTCCAGATGGATGGGAAGAACTCTATGCTGACTTGGGTACTGGTGGTGAAATTCGTCAGTCAAAACTTGTTGAACAGCGTGAGGATGAGATGATAAGCAGTAGCTTGAGTTCTGTAAACGATACCGTTGAAGAAGGGACTATCATCCCTTCAGCAGCAACACAGTCCGCAGCAGAGTCGTTGATAGAAGACAAGGCACCCTCTCATTATCAGTATAAGGGCTGTTATATCATGACAGCTGTGAAGTCTGGACTTATGATTATTGACCAACATCGTGCACATATTCGTATTCTTTATGAGGAGTATTTGCGCCAGTTGTCTGAACATAAAGTACATTCCCAGAAAGTACTCTTCCCCGAGATGGTTCAGTTCTCCGTCTCCGACCAAGTGGTTCTCGACCAGATTCTACCAGAAATGGCAGAGATGGGCTTCCAACTCGATAGCCTTGGTGGGGGTAGTTATGCTGTTAATGGAGTTCCTGCAGGTATAGAAGGACTGAATGTCGTTGCGCTTATCAATGACATGGTAGCTTCGGCAATGGAGAGCGGAACGAGTGCGAAGGAAGAAATCGACCAAGCTTTGGCATTGAGTCTTGCACGTAATGCAGCCATACCGCAAGGTCAGGTGCTGAGTAGTATGGAAATGGATAATATTGTCAACGAACTCTTTGCTTGTAGTAATGTCAATTACACCCCTTCTGGCGAACCAGTAATTGCGATTATGAAGCAGCAGGATATTGAGCATCTTTTCGATAGTTGA
- a CDS encoding OstA-like protein yields MILCLFGLWQSQSLRAQNATEKKGDKFYIDHADNLRHNQLEMPDVMIAKGDVRFRYKGMTLKCDSAYFNEKSNWFKAFSRVHITRPGGVNLDCQRLHYDGFGQMVHARGKVVVREPGRSLRCDSLDYNTASKVANYFGGRGTLVYNGNTVVADQGDYNTETHDANFFGNVVMFTPKYRITTPEAHGNTETGLVHVVGKSVIKTAKGEVVHTNDGTYNSKTDQMELNGRSTITSPKQDVEGDNIVYNSSTGEAEGHGNVKIVDKANNRTIIGQDVFYNEKTGHSNARGNVKIDDRKAQRVITGDEVTYNAKTGYSAGRGNVKIVDKLKQRTITGRDLTYNSNTHEGTGEGNVYYIDYKGKHAFYGDYLHYTDSAAIAFGGNPGPVAKDFSQGDTLFVHADTISMKGFHMNTPQMYREIYGVNNVRAYRTDVQAVCGFMVANTKDSCLTMYDYPIVWSGTRQLVGDSIKAYMNDSTIRQAFVYGNAFSIEKLPEPKYYNQISSNDMRADFVNGAVRRVDAWGNVEVVFYHTDKDSTLIGHNYTETDTLRMFISPVRKLQKIWMSKSNGVISPMTQIPPDKLTLPRFELFEEVRPKDKNDIFRLAPRKTSATVRNSRVSLPPRQQIE; encoded by the coding sequence ATGATTCTATGCCTGTTTGGGCTATGGCAATCCCAGTCGCTCCGAGCACAGAATGCAACGGAGAAGAAAGGAGATAAGTTCTATATTGACCATGCCGACAATCTGCGTCATAACCAGTTGGAAATGCCTGATGTGATGATTGCTAAAGGCGATGTTCGTTTCCGATATAAGGGTATGACACTTAAGTGTGATAGTGCTTATTTCAATGAAAAGTCTAATTGGTTCAAAGCTTTCAGCCGTGTACATATCACTCGCCCTGGCGGAGTGAACCTTGACTGCCAACGCTTACATTATGATGGCTTTGGACAAATGGTTCATGCACGCGGTAAGGTGGTAGTAAGAGAACCTGGTCGATCTCTCCGTTGTGATAGCTTGGACTATAACACAGCCTCTAAGGTAGCTAATTACTTTGGTGGACGTGGTACATTGGTTTATAATGGTAACACAGTTGTTGCCGATCAGGGTGATTACAATACGGAAACGCATGATGCCAACTTCTTTGGTAACGTTGTGATGTTTACGCCTAAGTATCGTATTACAACACCAGAGGCACATGGTAACACGGAAACTGGTCTTGTTCATGTTGTTGGTAAGTCGGTTATCAAGACTGCCAAGGGCGAAGTTGTGCATACCAATGATGGTACTTATAATAGCAAGACCGACCAGATGGAGCTTAATGGACGTTCTACTATCACTTCCCCAAAGCAGGATGTTGAAGGCGATAATATTGTCTATAACAGTTCAACAGGAGAAGCAGAAGGTCATGGTAATGTGAAGATTGTGGATAAAGCAAACAATCGCACTATCATCGGTCAGGATGTGTTCTATAACGAGAAGACTGGTCATAGTAACGCACGTGGTAATGTTAAGATAGATGACCGTAAGGCACAGCGTGTTATTACAGGTGATGAAGTGACTTACAATGCCAAGACTGGTTATAGTGCAGGACGTGGCAATGTGAAGATTGTAGACAAGTTAAAGCAGCGCACCATAACTGGTCGTGACCTTACCTACAATAGTAATACACATGAGGGAACTGGTGAAGGCAACGTTTACTACATTGACTATAAGGGTAAGCACGCTTTCTATGGCGATTATCTTCATTATACTGATTCCGCAGCGATAGCCTTTGGTGGTAATCCGGGCCCGGTAGCAAAGGATTTCTCACAAGGTGATACGCTCTTTGTTCATGCTGATACTATTAGTATGAAGGGATTTCATATGAATACTCCACAGATGTATCGTGAGATATATGGTGTGAATAATGTTCGTGCCTATCGTACAGACGTGCAGGCGGTATGTGGTTTTATGGTAGCTAACACCAAGGATTCTTGTCTAACGATGTATGATTATCCAATCGTATGGAGTGGTACACGTCAGTTGGTGGGCGATTCTATTAAGGCATATATGAACGACTCAACCATCCGTCAGGCGTTTGTGTATGGCAATGCTTTCTCTATTGAAAAGCTTCCTGAACCCAAATACTACAACCAGATATCCTCTAATGACATGCGTGCTGATTTTGTCAATGGTGCTGTTCGTCGTGTTGATGCGTGGGGAAATGTTGAAGTAGTCTTCTATCATACCGATAAGGATAGTACGCTCATTGGGCATAATTATACAGAAACAGATACGCTTCGGATGTTTATCTCACCTGTTCGAAAGCTACAGAAGATATGGATGTCAAAGTCGAATGGCGTTATCAGTCCGATGACACAGATACCACCCGACAAGTTGACACTGCCTCGCTTTGAACTTTTCGAAGAGGTAAGACCTAAGGATAAGAATGATATATTCCGCCTTGCACCACGTAAGACGAGTGCAACCGTACGTAATTCACGAGTATCATTACCACCACGTCAACAAATAGAGTGA
- a CDS encoding peptidylprolyl isomerase — translation MKINKGKTIVLLAGTVLTAMGLHAGAFRASGPVALSDSVKTETAAVDKPNSVVDEVIWVVGDEPILKSEVEIMRLQSEAEGTKWNGDPECILPEQIAVQKLFLHQAALDSVEVSESEIARGIDDQINYWISLPQIGSKEKLEAFQNKSMTQIRQDLHDDYKNRLLVQKVQQNLVNDVAVSPAEVREYFKKLPVDSIPMIPTTVEVEILTQTPKIETEEINRIKNQLRDYTDRVTKGETSFATLARLYSEDPGSARQGGELGYMGRGVLDPAFAAAAFNLTDPKKISKVVESEFGYHIIQLIDRRGDKVNVRHILLKPNVSIASIDAAKERLDSIGKDIKSGKFTFEDATAYLSDDKDTKNNHGLMVNSVENSRTSRFKMKELPTEVARVVDTMKVGEVSMPFQMVNARGKVVCAIVKLKARVPEHRATITEDFQTMRDIVTAKRRKEVLHDWVVKKVKETYVRINPRYRSCNFQYEGWLK, via the coding sequence ATGAAAATAAATAAAGGAAAGACAATAGTCCTGCTTGCAGGAACAGTTCTTACAGCAATGGGTTTGCATGCTGGCGCATTCCGTGCAAGCGGTCCTGTTGCTCTGTCAGACTCTGTAAAGACTGAGACAGCTGCCGTAGATAAGCCAAATAGCGTTGTTGATGAAGTTATTTGGGTAGTCGGTGATGAACCTATCTTGAAGTCTGAAGTTGAAATAATGAGACTGCAAAGCGAGGCTGAAGGTACGAAATGGAATGGCGACCCTGAATGTATTCTACCTGAACAGATAGCTGTTCAAAAGCTTTTCCTCCATCAGGCAGCCCTCGACAGTGTTGAGGTGAGCGAGTCAGAGATTGCACGTGGTATAGATGATCAGATTAATTACTGGATTTCTCTTCCACAGATTGGCTCAAAGGAGAAGCTCGAGGCGTTCCAGAATAAGAGTATGACTCAGATTCGCCAAGACCTGCATGACGATTATAAGAACCGTTTGCTTGTACAGAAGGTACAGCAGAATCTGGTTAATGACGTGGCTGTTTCGCCTGCTGAGGTACGCGAATACTTTAAGAAGTTGCCAGTGGATAGTATTCCAATGATTCCAACAACGGTTGAAGTAGAGATACTTACGCAGACTCCAAAGATTGAGACAGAGGAGATAAATCGTATTAAGAACCAACTGCGTGACTATACTGACCGTGTGACGAAGGGCGAGACTTCTTTTGCTACATTGGCACGTCTCTACTCAGAAGACCCAGGCTCTGCTCGTCAAGGTGGCGAGTTAGGTTATATGGGACGTGGTGTACTCGACCCTGCATTTGCTGCTGCAGCCTTTAATCTTACTGACCCAAAGAAGATTTCAAAGGTTGTTGAGAGTGAGTTTGGCTACCACATTATCCAACTTATTGACCGTCGTGGTGATAAGGTTAATGTCCGTCATATCCTCTTGAAGCCAAATGTTTCAATAGCTTCTATCGATGCAGCTAAGGAGCGTTTGGATTCTATTGGTAAGGATATCAAGAGTGGTAAGTTTACATTCGAGGATGCAACGGCTTATCTTTCAGATGATAAAGATACGAAGAACAATCATGGATTGATGGTTAACTCTGTAGAGAACAGTCGTACTTCACGCTTTAAGATGAAGGAACTGCCAACAGAGGTGGCTCGTGTCGTTGATACGATGAAGGTTGGCGAGGTCTCTATGCCATTCCAAATGGTTAATGCTCGTGGTAAGGTTGTTTGTGCTATCGTAAAGTTGAAGGCACGTGTACCAGAACATCGAGCTACGATAACAGAAGACTTCCAGACGATGCGCGATATTGTTACAGCTAAACGCAGAAAGGAAGTACTGCATGATTGGGTTGTAAAGAAGGTAAAGGAAACCTATGTGAGGATTAATCCTCGTTATAGAAGTTGTAATTTCCAATACGAAGGTTGGCTTAAATGA
- a CDS encoding peptidylprolyl isomerase, translated as MKFKVILSALLLSTTMAYGQTDPTIMTINGQPVSRSEFEYSYNKNNAEGVIDKKSVDEYVDLFINYKLKVQAALDAHLDTLSSFKKEFLSYRNQQVRPTFITDADVEAEGHKLYREAQQQVEANGGMWNCAHILIGLYQNADKEAAEAAKQLADSLYNALRGGADFAELAKKYSTDVNSAMNGGQLLHLQKGQTVPEFEKALFALKPGEISAPVLSPFGYHIIKMGGRESFPTYETLRPEIMQYIEMQGLREQIIDQKLDSIVESEGKTVTQDQLLDRKLASLEEKDASMKNLIREYHDGLLMIEMSNREVWDKAAKDEKALEAYFRKHKKQYKWTEPRFKGIAYHVKTKEDVEAVKACVRDVPFNQWAEKLRDKFNADNTIRIRVEKGIFRKGDNALVDRDVFGAKTTVKPVNGYPIDAVFGKKIKAPEGMEDVRDLVVSNYQEDLEKAWVEALRKKYKVVVDKKVLSTVNKH; from the coding sequence ATGAAATTCAAAGTAATTCTGTCAGCCCTCTTGCTTTCAACGACAATGGCATATGGGCAGACTGACCCAACAATAATGACTATTAACGGACAGCCAGTGAGCCGTTCGGAATTTGAGTATTCGTATAATAAGAATAACGCTGAAGGTGTGATTGATAAGAAGAGTGTGGATGAGTATGTTGATCTCTTTATCAATTACAAATTGAAGGTACAGGCTGCACTCGATGCGCATCTTGATACGCTCAGCTCTTTCAAAAAGGAGTTCCTTAGTTATCGCAACCAGCAGGTGCGCCCAACTTTCATCACAGATGCTGACGTTGAGGCGGAAGGACATAAACTTTATCGTGAAGCTCAGCAGCAGGTCGAGGCTAATGGTGGTATGTGGAACTGCGCACATATCCTCATCGGTTTATATCAGAATGCTGATAAGGAAGCTGCAGAAGCAGCAAAGCAGTTGGCAGACTCTCTCTATAACGCTCTTCGTGGTGGAGCAGATTTTGCTGAACTTGCTAAGAAATATTCTACAGATGTTAACTCTGCCATGAATGGTGGGCAGTTGTTACATCTTCAGAAAGGACAGACAGTACCTGAGTTTGAGAAGGCTCTGTTTGCTTTGAAGCCAGGTGAGATAAGTGCTCCTGTACTTTCTCCTTTTGGTTATCATATCATTAAGATGGGTGGTCGTGAGAGTTTCCCAACTTATGAAACTCTTCGTCCAGAGATCATGCAGTATATCGAGATGCAAGGTTTGCGTGAGCAGATTATTGATCAGAAACTCGATTCTATTGTAGAGAGTGAGGGCAAGACGGTCACACAGGATCAACTGCTTGATAGAAAACTCGCTTCTTTGGAGGAGAAAGATGCAAGCATGAAGAATCTTATCCGTGAGTATCATGATGGTTTACTGATGATTGAAATGAGTAACCGTGAGGTTTGGGATAAGGCTGCTAAGGATGAAAAGGCACTTGAAGCTTATTTCCGTAAGCATAAAAAACAATATAAGTGGACTGAACCACGTTTTAAGGGTATTGCCTATCACGTGAAAACAAAGGAAGATGTTGAGGCTGTGAAAGCATGTGTGAGGGATGTTCCTTTCAATCAGTGGGCAGAGAAACTGCGTGATAAGTTCAATGCTGACAATACTATCCGTATTCGTGTGGAGAAGGGTATCTTCCGAAAGGGTGATAATGCGCTGGTAGACCGTGATGTTTTCGGTGCGAAGACGACTGTAAAACCAGTTAATGGATATCCTATTGATGCCGTGTTCGGTAAGAAGATAAAGGCTCCTGAAGGTATGGAAGATGTGCGCGATCTTGTTGTTTCCAACTATCAGGAGGACCTTGAGAAGGCATGGGTAGAAGCATTGCGCAAAAAGTATAAAGTAGTTGTTGATAAGAAGGTTCTTTCAACAGTCAATAAGCATTAA
- the guaB gene encoding IMP dehydrogenase produces the protein MSSFVADKITMDGLTYDDVLLIPAYSEVLPKEVVLKTKFSRNIDLNVPFVTAAMDTVTESSMAIAIAREGGIGVIHKNMSIEDQARQVAIVKRAENGMIYDPVTILKGRTVKDALEMMADYHIGGIPVVDEENHLVGIVTNRDLRFERHLDKLIDDVMTKENLVTTHQQTDLTAAAHILQENKIEKLPVVDRENRLVGLITYKDITKAKDKPMACKDEKGRLRVAAGVGVTADTMERAQALVTAGVDAIVIDTAHGHSAGVIGKLHDVKSAFPNLDVVVGNIATGEAAKFLVDNGADAVKVGIGPGSICTTRVVAGVGVPQLSAIYDVCKALEGTGVPLIADGGLRYSGDVVKALAAGGSSVMVGSLVAGTEESPGDTIIFNGRKFKSYRGMGSLEAMEQKNGSRDRYFQNDVGDVKKLVPEGIAGRVPYKGTVQEVIYQLVGGLRSGMGYCGAASIEDLHNAKFTRITNAGVLESHPHDISITSEAPNYSRPE, from the coding sequence ATGTCATCATTTGTTGCAGACAAAATCACGATGGACGGCTTAACCTACGATGACGTCCTTTTAATTCCAGCTTATTCAGAAGTACTGCCTAAAGAGGTAGTCTTGAAAACCAAGTTTTCACGTAACATTGATCTTAATGTGCCTTTCGTTACAGCAGCTATGGACACCGTTACAGAGAGTTCTATGGCGATTGCGATTGCGCGTGAAGGTGGTATCGGTGTGATTCATAAGAATATGAGCATCGAAGACCAGGCACGCCAGGTGGCTATTGTGAAGCGAGCTGAGAATGGTATGATTTACGATCCTGTTACTATCCTTAAGGGTCGTACAGTGAAGGATGCACTTGAGATGATGGCAGACTACCATATCGGTGGTATTCCTGTAGTAGATGAAGAGAATCATCTCGTGGGTATTGTTACCAATCGTGACCTCCGTTTTGAGCGTCATTTGGATAAACTCATTGATGATGTGATGACCAAGGAGAACCTTGTAACAACTCATCAGCAAACTGATCTTACTGCAGCTGCGCATATTTTGCAAGAGAATAAGATTGAGAAATTACCAGTAGTCGACCGTGAGAATCGTCTCGTTGGTTTGATTACTTATAAAGATATTACCAAAGCCAAGGACAAGCCAATGGCATGTAAGGACGAGAAGGGTCGTCTTCGTGTTGCGGCTGGTGTTGGTGTGACTGCTGATACAATGGAGCGTGCACAGGCACTTGTTACTGCTGGTGTTGATGCTATCGTTATTGATACTGCTCACGGACACTCTGCTGGTGTGATTGGTAAGCTGCATGATGTGAAGAGTGCCTTCCCTAACCTTGACGTCGTTGTGGGTAACATTGCAACTGGTGAGGCTGCTAAGTTCTTGGTTGACAATGGTGCTGATGCTGTTAAGGTAGGTATCGGACCTGGTTCTATCTGTACAACACGTGTTGTTGCAGGTGTTGGCGTTCCACAGTTGAGTGCTATATATGATGTTTGCAAGGCATTGGAAGGTACAGGTGTGCCATTGATTGCTGATGGTGGCTTGCGTTACTCAGGCGATGTTGTTAAGGCATTGGCAGCTGGTGGCAGCAGTGTGATGGTAGGTTCATTGGTTGCTGGTACAGAAGAGTCTCCTGGTGATACAATTATCTTCAATGGACGTAAGTTCAAGAGCTATCGTGGTATGGGCTCATTGGAGGCAATGGAACAGAAGAATGGTTCACGTGACCGTTACTTCCAGAATGATGTAGGCGATGTTAAGAAGCTCGTTCCAGAGGGTATCGCTGGTCGTGTTCCTTACAAGGGAACTGTTCAGGAAGTTATCTATCAGCTTGTCGGTGGTCTTCGCTCAGGTATGGGATATTGTGGTGCAGCTTCTATCGAAGACTTGCATAATGCTAAGTTTACTCGTATCACCAATGCTGGTGTATTGGAGAGTCATCCACATGATATTTCAATTACCAGTGAGGCACCAAACTATTCGCGTCCAGAATAA
- a CDS encoding Dps family protein: MKKLEVLGLNEKKVENIVNELSVLLADFQVFYSNLRNFHWNVKGHGFFVLHSKYEELYNDAAEKVDEVAERILQLGSTPESRFSVYLQTSEIKEADVVSCSKEALDLLLDYYKTLIARERRIIDLATEAHDDTTVSLMNDFLVGQEKTVWMLVAVSSQNCAE, from the coding sequence ATGAAAAAATTAGAAGTATTAGGATTAAACGAAAAGAAAGTAGAGAACATAGTAAATGAACTTTCAGTTTTGCTGGCAGATTTTCAGGTATTCTACAGCAACCTCCGTAATTTCCACTGGAACGTAAAGGGACATGGTTTCTTTGTATTGCATAGCAAGTATGAGGAACTTTACAACGATGCAGCAGAGAAGGTTGATGAGGTAGCAGAGCGTATCCTTCAGTTGGGCAGTACACCAGAGAGCCGTTTCAGTGTATATCTGCAAACATCTGAAATCAAAGAGGCTGACGTTGTTAGTTGCAGCAAAGAAGCTCTCGACTTGCTTCTCGATTACTACAAGACACTGATTGCTCGTGAGCGTAGAATCATTGACCTTGCTACTGAGGCACACGATGACACAACAGTTTCATTGATGAATGACTTCCTCGTTGGCCAGGAAAAGACTGTTTGGATGCTCGTTGCTGTTAGCTCACAGAACTGCGCAGAATAA
- a CDS encoding helix-turn-helix domain-containing protein: protein MKKINEEKWKRLKSFDDILNEEVGCEDSPERTEFEARAKAYYYAELLKEQRKQQKMTQQQLADKIGKKREYISNIERGNSDMQLSTFMQIANALGLRFALVIG from the coding sequence ATGAAGAAGATTAATGAAGAAAAGTGGAAACGTTTAAAATCATTCGATGATATTCTTAATGAAGAAGTTGGATGTGAGGATTCTCCGGAGCGTACCGAGTTTGAGGCACGTGCCAAGGCTTACTATTATGCAGAACTGCTTAAGGAACAGCGCAAGCAGCAGAAGATGACCCAGCAACAGTTGGCTGATAAGATAGGTAAGAAGCGAGAGTATATCTCAAATATTGAGCGTGGAAACAGTGATATGCAGCTTTCTACTTTTATGCAAATTGCGAATGCTTTAGGACTTCGATTTGCCTTGGTGATAGGGTAG
- a CDS encoding type II toxin-antitoxin system RelE/ParE family toxin — protein MKVDRDIRMTETFVEFLKSLEPKVRKKYLYVIQVLKTESVVSEKFIKHLENTNLYEMRVSLSSNEYRTIVFSIDAVNIISATKVLLLNSFLKKDTKQYRSEINKAVKLLEEWRIEYEED, from the coding sequence ATGAAAGTTGATCGTGATATAAGGATGACGGAAACTTTTGTAGAGTTCCTAAAATCCTTAGAGCCAAAAGTAAGAAAAAAGTATCTATATGTGATACAGGTTCTTAAAACAGAATCAGTTGTTAGTGAAAAGTTTATCAAGCATTTAGAGAATACGAACTTATATGAGATGAGAGTTTCTCTTTCATCAAATGAGTATAGAACAATTGTATTTTCAATTGATGCAGTAAATATAATCTCTGCGACTAAGGTGCTTCTGTTGAATTCTTTTCTAAAGAAAGATACGAAGCAATATAGAAGTGAAATCAACAAAGCTGTAAAGCTATTAGAAGAATGGAGAATTGAGTATGAAGAAGATTAA